GCCAATCTCGTACCCGCGGCCCGACATGCCGATGAAGTGGTGGGTGGAGATGTTCGCCGCGATCATGGACCCGCCGATGACGGGCCACGTCAGATTACGGCTGGCCAGGAAGTAGCCCTCGGAATCGGCCCGTCGGCGCGAGGCCAGCCACCCGACGCTGGCCACGGCGAGCAGATAGAGGCCGAACACGACCACATCGGACGTGATGTGTGGCATGGCAGTGGTGTCAGATGGCTGAGGCGGGCTTCATGGCCGGCGCCTCATGCTGAGAGCTGTTGCTGGGCGACCCCGATGACGGCCAACATGTTTTCGAGCGAGACGTCCTTCGGCACGTCGTGCGAGGGCGCCAGGATGTAATTGCCTTCTCCACCCAACTCGAGCAGCCGCCGGGTCTCGCGTCGAACCTCCTCGGCCGTGCCGAAGGGCAGCGTTCTCTGAATCGAAAGGCCGCCGTGGAAGGTCAGGCGCCCGCGATACCGCGCGAGCAGCGCGGTGGTATCCATCACTTCGGGCTGGAACGGATTGAAACAGTTCAGGCCGATCTCAAACAGATCGTCGAACAACTCGTCCACGTCGCCGCAGGAGTGGATGAACACGTACTTGCCCGCGCGGTGCGCCTCCGCGTACATGCGCGCGAGGTGCGGCTTGAGGAACTTCCGCCAGAGCACAGGTCCCATCAGCAAGCCGCGCTGCTGCCCCCAGTCATCACCGAAGTAGATCGCGTCGATGTCGTACCGACAGGCCTCACGGATCTGCGCGATGTTGTACTCGGTGATGGCGCCCAGGAGTTCGTGGACGAAGGCAGGGTTGAGATGGAGATCCATCAACAGGTTCGTCATCCCGCGCAGGGTCCAGGCGCGCTCGAAGAGCGAGAAGCCAATCTGGAACACGCGGAACCGGTCGCCGTACTGTGCGATGCGACCGGGGATGTCGGCAAACACTCGCGGGTCGAGCGGGTCGGGAAAGTCATATCCTCGCAACGTCGGGGCCGGCAGGACGCAACCTTCGGGAGTACCGATGTCCTTGTCCACGCTGCGGTCCCAGACCACGCCAAAGACATCGCGGCGACGGTCCTGGCCGACGTCCTCGAAGAATCCGAGGTCGCTGCCCAGCTTGAGCAGGTGGTTCTGCAGCACCTCCTCGAGGTCGGCGGTGCCGAAATGCTGCTGGAGTTTCGTCTTGGCCCCGACCGTGAACCCGAACGACCACGGTACGTAGGGTGGACGCTTGCCGTCCAGAACCAATGTGACGACTTCGCGCTTGGTCATGGTCTGGCAGCCCGTGGTGAAAGGCCCGCCGGCATTCGGCCGACCCTGCATCCCACCCGGCTGCGTTGCTCCTCCCTCGAATATGGCCCGATATTCTCCGTCGTCGCGCCTTTCCGGCTGGGCGCATCGTCGCCCTCGGTGCTACGCCGCGACTTCCACCAAGCGCTGCCACGGTGCGCCGGCGGGGGGCGGGAAGCCGTCTCCGTGGCAGCCCGCGGCGAGGCCGGGCCGGTCGCCATGCTCGTGCACAGCCACCAGGGGACGTGCTCCGGCGCCACGGACAGGACCGCTCGAAGACCACGCCGGAGCCGAGCGTGCTGCCGCGCAGCATATTATATACAACATGACCAAACCTGAGGCGTTACGATTTCGTCAGATCGCGCCGCCGGTCTACGTGGCCGATCGGTGAGAGGGAATCCGGGCAATGGCGTCGGCCAGCGCGCGCTCGGCGTGCCACAGGTCGTAGGTCCGCTGGAGACGGAGCCACAGGCCCGGACCGTTGCCACAGAACTTTCCGAGACGAACGTCGCGCGACAAGCGCGTCGCCAGACAAGCGCGTCGCATGCACACAAAGCGCGCCTGCCTTGACCGCTCGCATGGCCGGTCGCACACTGGTGCGCCCTGTCGCGCGTGACCGGCCCCCGCTGGCGCCGGCGGACGCACAGGACAGGATGGTCCTCTCAACTGCAAGGGGTGAAGCCGGTGGCCAAGTGGATGCTCGGATGTGCCGCGTTGCTCTTGTGGGGAACCGTGCCGGCTGCCGCCGCTGGCGGGCAGACGCAAGCGCCCTCGCCCGCCACGGAGAAGCTGGCGCCGCCAGACTACTCGCAGGAAGCAGCCGTCATCGAGCAGGCGCGCACGACGATCTCCTTCGACGGGAATGCCACCGGGCGCCGCGACGACGCGATTCGGCTCTACGCGCACGCGGTGACCGCCAAGCGCGTGGTGCCCGAGGCGCCATGGCTTCCAGGCCTCGAGCCCGCATCGATCGATCGCACAGAGATCTCACGAACAACACCGAACCGAGAACGCCAATTCGTGTCGTCGCCGACCTTCTCCATCCAGTCGAGTGTCCCGCCGTCGAGCGCTTCCTGGATGGCGATCTGCGTCATGGCCGTCGCGTCCTTCGGTCACGCGTTCTTCGTTGCCACACAATGAAGCCCACCCGTTCGCACAACCGCGGGTTCGCGAACTCGGTCACAGGCTCCGCCGCCCTCGCCTCGCGCTTCCCGATCAGCGGCCGGTCAGTTGCTCCAGTTGCTCGGGGTACCGAGCCCCGTGAACCGTTATCTCCGAGGCGGCGCGGTCGATCTCCCGAAGATCGTCGGACGTCAACTCGAGCGCCGCGGCCCCGATGTTCTCCTCGAGCCGATGCAGCTTCGTGGTGCCCGGGATGGGAACGATCCACGGCTTCTGGGCGAGCAGCCACGCGAGCGCGATCTCGGCCGGTGTCGCCTGCTTCCGTGCGCCGATCGTGCCCAGCAGATCGATCAACGCCTGATTGGCCTTCCGCGCCTCCGGCGTGAATCGAGGAAGGCTGGCGCGGAAGTCGGTGCTGTCGAACGTCGTGTGCTCGTCGATCTTCCCCGTGAGGAAGCCCCTCCCGAGCGGGCTGTAGGGCACGAAGCCGACACCGAGCTCTTCGAGCGTCGGCAGCACGTCCGCTTCGGGACCGCGCGTCCACAGCGAGTACTCGCTCTGCAACGCCGTGACCGGCTGGACGGCGTGCGCGCGACGTATCGTCTGCACCCCCGCCTCGGAAAGGCCGAAGTGCTTCACCTTCCCTTCCCGAATCAGGTCCTGCACCGCACCAGCGACATCCTCGATCGGCACGTTCGGGT
This DNA window, taken from Vicinamibacterales bacterium, encodes the following:
- a CDS encoding uroporphyrinogen decarboxylase family protein: MTKREVVTLVLDGKRPPYVPWSFGFTVGAKTKLQQHFGTADLEEVLQNHLLKLGSDLGFFEDVGQDRRRDVFGVVWDRSVDKDIGTPEGCVLPAPTLRGYDFPDPLDPRVFADIPGRIAQYGDRFRVFQIGFSLFERAWTLRGMTNLLMDLHLNPAFVHELLGAITEYNIAQIREACRYDIDAIYFGDDWGQQRGLLMGPVLWRKFLKPHLARMYAEAHRAGKYVFIHSCGDVDELFDDLFEIGLNCFNPFQPEVMDTTALLARYRGRLTFHGGLSIQRTLPFGTAEEVRRETRRLLELGGEGNYILAPSHDVPKDVSLENMLAVIGVAQQQLSA
- a CDS encoding aldo/keto reductase: MQKRKLGRSNLEVSALGLGCMGMTFSYGPAPDRQEMVSLLRSAVDRGVTFFDTAEVYGPFNNEALVGEALAPFRGQVVIATKFGFELDPNGGPKWVGLDSRPGHIKQAAEGSLRRLGVEAIDLLYQHRVDPNVPIEDVAGAVQDLIREGKVKHFGLSEAGVQTIRRAHAVQPVTALQSEYSLWTRGPEADVLPTLEELGVGFVPYSPLGRGFLTGKIDEHTTFDSTDFRASLPRFTPEARKANQALIDLLGTIGARKQATPAEIALAWLLAQKPWIVPIPGTTKLHRLEENIGAAALELTSDDLREIDRAASEITVHGARYPEQLEQLTGR